A genomic window from Parvularcula sp. LCG005 includes:
- the ispH gene encoding 4-hydroxy-3-methylbut-2-enyl diphosphate reductase: protein MTNTLPPITVRLAAPRGFCAGVDRAIQMVERAIERYGAPVYVRHEIVHNETVVGRLRDLGAVFVDELDEVPDDRPVLFSAHGVPKSVPAEAQARQLMFLDATCPLVSKVHIETERHARDGHHVLLIGHAGHPEVVGTMGQLPDSAMTLIETEEDAETFERPEGGLAYVTQTTLSVDDTARIVEILKRRFPDIHLPHKDDICYATTNRQESVRAAAADADVLIVIGSETSSNSKRLVEVGERAGCPYAVLAENANALDWEKITALQPSIVALTAGASAPEEVVQGVIEAFRRRTDVSVVEVETATEGVTFKLPRELV from the coding sequence ATGACGAACACCCTGCCGCCGATCACCGTCCGCCTTGCCGCTCCGCGCGGCTTCTGCGCCGGTGTCGACCGCGCCATCCAGATGGTCGAGCGGGCCATCGAACGCTACGGCGCACCGGTCTATGTGCGTCATGAGATCGTTCATAACGAAACCGTGGTTGGTCGCCTGCGCGATCTGGGCGCCGTCTTCGTCGATGAACTCGACGAAGTGCCCGATGACCGTCCTGTCCTGTTCTCGGCCCACGGTGTACCCAAATCGGTGCCCGCCGAGGCCCAGGCGCGGCAGCTGATGTTCCTCGATGCGACCTGCCCGCTGGTCTCAAAGGTTCATATCGAAACCGAACGCCATGCCCGTGACGGGCACCACGTTCTTCTGATCGGCCATGCCGGTCACCCGGAGGTGGTGGGCACGATGGGCCAACTGCCTGACAGCGCCATGACCCTGATCGAGACCGAAGAGGACGCCGAGACATTTGAGCGCCCCGAGGGCGGCCTGGCCTATGTGACCCAGACCACGCTGTCGGTTGATGACACGGCGAGGATTGTCGAGATCCTGAAGCGGCGCTTCCCTGACATTCATCTGCCGCACAAGGATGACATTTGCTACGCGACGACGAACCGCCAAGAATCTGTGCGCGCTGCTGCCGCCGATGCGGATGTGCTGATCGTCATCGGGTCGGAAACCTCATCCAACTCCAAGCGCCTTGTGGAAGTGGGCGAGCGCGCGGGTTGTCCCTACGCGGTGCTGGCAGAAAATGCCAACGCCCTCGACTGGGAAAAGATCACTGCGCTCCAACCTTCAATCGTTGCCCTGACGGCCGGCGCTTCTGCACCTGAGGAAGTGGTGCAAGGGGTGATCGAGGCGTTCCGTCGGCGGACCGATGTTTCTGTGGTCGAGGTTGAAACCGCCACCGAAGGTGTCACCTTTAAATTGCCGCGCGAACTGGTCTAG
- the rnhA gene encoding ribonuclease HI, producing the protein MITMYTDGACSGNPGPGGWGALIIDGDKERRLKGGEPATTNNRMELMAAIRALSDVPPGTAVTLVTDSQYVKNGLTSWIHGWKRNGWKTASRQPVKNKDLWIELDEACAARAVSWKWVKGHAGDPGNEEADALARAGLEEARG; encoded by the coding sequence ATGATCACGATGTACACAGATGGTGCCTGCTCCGGCAATCCCGGTCCCGGCGGCTGGGGTGCACTGATTATCGACGGGGACAAGGAACGCCGCCTGAAAGGCGGGGAGCCTGCGACAACCAATAACCGGATGGAGCTGATGGCGGCGATCCGTGCCCTGTCCGATGTGCCGCCCGGCACCGCCGTCACCCTCGTGACCGACAGCCAGTATGTGAAGAACGGCCTGACCTCATGGATCCATGGCTGGAAGCGCAATGGCTGGAAAACTGCCAGCCGCCAGCCGGTGAAGAACAAGGATCTGTGGATCGAGCTGGACGAGGCCTGCGCCGCGCGCGCGGTGTCGTGGAAATGGGTCAAGGGGCATGCCGGTGATCCGGGCAATGAGGAAGCCGACGCCCTCGCCCGCGCAGGCCTGGAAGAAGCGCGGGGCTGA
- the argS gene encoding arginine--tRNA ligase encodes MTKESLLDRLSAEVGEAFAAEGLDAALGRVQRSGRKELPPFQCNGAMAAAKAAGKPPRVIAEAVAARLAESSILTGVTIGGPGFLNFDLPQSVLVGALDAIAADDDKGAWQRVDPERIIIDYGGPNVAKPLHVGHLRAAIIGECLKRLFRTVGDDVLGDIHLGDWGLQMGQLIAELKREQPDLPYFAEADEGPYPAESPVTVDDLARLYPKASAACKEDPARLAEAQEATVELQSGRPGYRALWQHFVDVSKAALEKDYGELGVTFDLWKGEADVDPLIAPMVDELQAKGLLEESDGARVIRVAREDDKKEIPPLLVVKSNGSVGYGSTDLATIIERKRELSADRVVYVVDARQREHFEQVFRAADLAGYMSADRLEHMWFGTMNGTDGKPFKTRAGGVLRLRDLIDQVVSEATKRLDQGGMAQDVSPEEKQEIARRVGIAALKFADLSNPRTSDYVFDPERFVTFEGKTGPYLQYATVRIRSVLQKAGSDGGDAPLIIEDPAEIDLALELSLYADAVQGAYEKRMPHVLCDHAFTLAQAFSRFYANCRIGDEADGQRRSSRLRLSRITFEQLNSVLTVLGIPVPEKM; translated from the coding sequence ATGACCAAAGAATCGCTTCTGGACCGTCTTTCGGCGGAGGTGGGCGAGGCCTTTGCAGCTGAAGGACTGGATGCCGCCCTGGGCCGCGTCCAGCGGTCCGGCCGTAAGGAACTGCCTCCTTTTCAATGCAATGGTGCGATGGCAGCCGCCAAAGCGGCTGGCAAACCGCCGCGGGTGATTGCGGAAGCTGTCGCTGCCCGACTGGCGGAGTCTTCTATCCTCACCGGCGTGACCATTGGTGGCCCTGGCTTCCTGAACTTCGATCTGCCGCAATCGGTATTGGTCGGGGCGTTGGACGCGATCGCTGCAGACGACGACAAGGGCGCCTGGCAGCGGGTCGATCCGGAGCGGATCATCATTGATTACGGCGGGCCGAATGTCGCCAAGCCCCTCCATGTGGGCCATTTGCGGGCGGCGATCATTGGCGAGTGTCTGAAACGTCTTTTCCGCACCGTCGGCGATGACGTTCTGGGGGACATCCATCTGGGCGACTGGGGTCTCCAGATGGGCCAGCTGATTGCTGAGCTGAAGCGTGAGCAGCCGGACCTTCCCTATTTTGCTGAAGCCGATGAAGGGCCGTATCCCGCCGAGAGCCCTGTGACGGTCGACGACCTTGCGCGGCTTTATCCCAAGGCATCGGCTGCCTGTAAGGAAGATCCCGCGCGTCTGGCCGAGGCACAGGAAGCAACGGTCGAGCTGCAATCGGGCCGGCCCGGCTACCGGGCGCTATGGCAGCATTTTGTCGATGTCTCGAAAGCTGCGCTTGAAAAAGACTATGGCGAACTCGGCGTCACATTCGACCTGTGGAAAGGGGAGGCCGACGTAGATCCCTTGATCGCGCCCATGGTCGATGAACTGCAGGCCAAGGGGCTCCTTGAGGAAAGTGACGGGGCCCGGGTGATCCGTGTCGCCCGCGAGGACGACAAGAAAGAGATTCCGCCCCTGCTGGTGGTGAAGTCCAACGGCTCTGTCGGCTATGGCTCGACGGATCTGGCGACCATCATCGAACGGAAGCGCGAGCTTTCGGCGGACCGTGTCGTCTATGTCGTCGATGCCCGCCAGCGCGAGCACTTCGAGCAGGTTTTCCGCGCTGCTGATCTCGCGGGCTATATGTCAGCCGACCGGCTGGAGCATATGTGGTTCGGCACGATGAACGGCACCGATGGCAAGCCGTTCAAGACCAGGGCCGGTGGCGTGTTGCGCCTTCGTGATCTGATTGATCAGGTCGTGAGCGAAGCCACCAAACGTCTCGACCAGGGCGGCATGGCCCAGGATGTCAGTCCAGAGGAGAAGCAGGAGATCGCTCGCCGCGTTGGTATCGCGGCTCTCAAATTCGCCGATCTTTCAAATCCGCGGACCTCTGATTATGTGTTCGATCCGGAACGCTTTGTGACCTTCGAGGGCAAGACCGGCCCCTATCTGCAATATGCGACGGTTCGCATCCGGTCGGTTCTGCAGAAAGCCGGAAGCGACGGGGGCGATGCGCCGCTGATCATCGAGGATCCAGCCGAAATCGATCTTGCGCTTGAGCTTTCTCTCTACGCCGATGCGGTTCAGGGGGCTTATGAGAAACGCATGCCCCACGTGCTTTGCGACCACGCATTTACCCTCGCGCAGGCCTTCTCGCGATTTTATGCCAATTGTCGGATCGGTGATGAAGCAGATGGCCAGCGTCGTTCATCTCGCCTACGACTTTCACGTATTACCTTCGAACAGCTCAATAGTGTTTTGACTGTATTGGGAATTCCTGTTCCAGAAAAAATGTGA
- the thrB gene encoding homoserine kinase, with product MAVYTRVDESALTEFLARYDLPPATVFKGIAEGVENSNYLVEAGGERFILTLYEKRVNADDLPYFLGLMDHVVEKGVPAASPVHDRTGERLQTLCGRPAALITFLEGTSPDSPSLSQARVAGSALASLHAATADFAGARPNALGPRGWADMVDKSGPRLDEIEAGLHDEMHEAAASLIAEWPTDLPSGTIHADLFPDNVLFRGDEIAGMIDFYFACTDIYAYDLAISMNAWTPEGTTETARAHAFRQGYESVRPLSGKEQAALPLLLRGAALRFLVTRAYDWLHQIPGSLVRVKDPKPYLELLRLHRDNPAAFSKD from the coding sequence ATGGCTGTCTATACCCGCGTTGACGAATCCGCCCTGACCGAATTTCTGGCTCGCTACGACCTGCCCCCCGCGACCGTGTTCAAGGGGATTGCGGAAGGCGTTGAGAACTCCAACTACCTTGTAGAGGCTGGCGGGGAACGATTCATCCTGACCCTCTATGAGAAGCGGGTGAATGCGGACGACCTGCCCTATTTTCTCGGTCTGATGGATCATGTGGTTGAGAAAGGCGTGCCCGCCGCCAGCCCGGTTCACGACAGGACAGGTGAGCGCCTGCAGACCCTGTGTGGTCGGCCCGCGGCACTGATTACTTTTCTTGAAGGCACCTCGCCGGACAGCCCCAGCCTGAGCCAGGCCCGGGTCGCAGGTTCAGCCCTTGCCTCCCTGCACGCCGCGACAGCTGATTTTGCGGGCGCTCGACCCAACGCATTGGGCCCGCGCGGGTGGGCGGACATGGTCGACAAATCTGGACCGCGTCTTGATGAGATCGAGGCGGGTCTGCATGACGAAATGCACGAGGCCGCGGCAAGCCTGATTGCCGAATGGCCCACCGACCTGCCCTCAGGCACCATTCACGCAGACCTTTTCCCGGACAATGTCCTGTTCCGCGGAGATGAAATCGCGGGCATGATCGACTTCTATTTTGCGTGTACGGACATCTACGCCTACGACCTTGCCATCTCCATGAACGCCTGGACGCCGGAAGGGACAACGGAAACGGCCCGCGCCCATGCGTTCCGCCAAGGGTATGAGAGCGTGCGCCCGCTTTCTGGAAAAGAACAGGCTGCCCTCCCCCTTCTCCTGCGCGGTGCGGCCTTGCGGTTCCTTGTCACCCGCGCCTATGACTGGCTGCACCAGATTCCGGGCAGCCTTGTCCGGGTCAAGGACCCCAAACCCTATCTTGAACTTCTGCGCCTGCACCGGGACAACCCCGCGGCGTTCAGCAAGGACTGA